The following are encoded in a window of Anas platyrhynchos isolate ZD024472 breed Pekin duck chromosome 30, IASCAAS_PekinDuck_T2T, whole genome shotgun sequence genomic DNA:
- the LOC139999936 gene encoding olfactory receptor 14C36-like: MPNISSVSEFLLLPFADTRELQLLHFALFLGIYLAALLGNGLILTAVAFDHCLHTPMYFFLLNLALLNLGSISTTVPKAMANALWDTRAISYEGCAAQVFFFLFFIAAEYSVLTIMAYDRYVAICKPLHYGTLLGSRACAKMAAAAWGSGFLDAVLHTVNTFSLPLCRGNELDQFFCELPQILKLSCSESFLREVELIVVSVCLAFGCFVFIVLSYLQIFRAVLKIPSEQSQHKVFSTCLPHLAVVSLFISTGMFAYLKPPSISSPSLNLVVAVLYSVVPAAMNPLIYSMRNKELKDALRKLFGYMFLHH, from the coding sequence atgccgaacatcagctctgtgagtgagttcctcctcctgccatttgcagacacacgggagctgcagctcctgcacttcgcgctcttcctgggcatctacttggctgccctcctgggcaacggcctcatcctcaccgctgtAGCCTTCGACCactgcctccacacccccatgtactttttcctcctcaaccttgccctcctcaACCTGGGATCCATTTCCACCACTGTGCCCAAAGctatggccaatgccctctgggacaccagggccatctcctatgaaggatgtgctgcacaggtctttttctttctcttctttatagCAGCTGAATATTCTGTTCTTaccatcatggcctacgaccgctacgtggccatctgcaagcccctgcactacgggaccctcctgggcagcagagcttgtgccaagatggcagcagctgcctggggcagtggctttcttgatgctgtcctgcacacagttaatacattttccctgcccctctgccgaGGTAATGAGCTTGATCAGTTCTTCTGTGAGCTTCCTCAAATCCTCAAGCTGTCCTGCTCAGAGTCATTCCTCAGGGAGGTTGAGCTCATTGTAGTTAGTGTCTGTTTAGcatttggctgttttgttttcattgtgctgtcctatcTGCAGATTTTCAGGGCCGTGCTGAAGATCCCCTCTGAGCAGAGCCAGCACAAAgtcttttccacgtgcctccctcaccttgcAGTGGTCTCCCTATTtatcagcactggcatgtttgcttacctgaagcccccctccatctcctccccatccctgaacctggttgtggcagttctgtactcagtggttcCTGCAGCCATGaatcccctcatctacagcatgagaaacaaggAGCTTAAGGATGCATTGAGGAAACTCTTTGGATATATGTTTCTTCACCATTAA